A single genomic interval of Cricetulus griseus strain 17A/GY unplaced genomic scaffold, alternate assembly CriGri-PICRH-1.0 unplaced_scaffold_99, whole genome shotgun sequence harbors:
- the LOC118239831 gene encoding ubiquitin-60S ribosomal protein L40-like, which yields MEIFNKFLQGKTITLEVQPSDFMDNVKTKTQDKEGISPDHHIIEPSLCQSLQKDKYDKAMLCCPHLHLCVVNFLEKKGGHTNNLHPKKIK from the exons ATGGAGATATTCAACAAGTTCCTTCAGGGCAAGACTATCACCCTTGAGGTCCAGCCCAGTGACTTCATGGACAATGTCAAGACCAAGACCCAAGACAAGGAAGGGATCTCACCTGACCACCA CATCATAGAGCCATCCCTTTGCCAGTCTCTCCAGAAGGACAAGTATGACAAGGCCATGCTCTGCTGCCCACACCTGCACCTCTGTGTGGTCAATTTCCTTGAGAAGAAGGGTGGCCACACCAACAACCTGCACCCCAAGAAAATCAAATA